A genomic window from Cupriavidus basilensis includes:
- the dnaE gene encoding DNA polymerase III subunit alpha: MSAPRFVHLRLHSEYSVVDGIVRLDDAVKAAAADGMGALALTDLANAFGLIRFYKEARGGGIKPVVGADVWLTNADDRDKPTRLLLLVRDRIGYLNLCVLLSRAWLSNQYRGRAEIDPAWFDEAGEEGQPLATGLIALSGAMGGDIGMALANGNDAAAAQAAAHWAKVFPQCFYIELQRAGLPGTDAYVQQAVQLAARMGLPVVATHPVQFMTPDDFTAHEARTCIAEGELLANPRRVRRFTTDQYFKTQDEMCALFADIPSALENAVQIARRCNLTLELGKPRLPLFPTPDGMSLDDYLVHLAKEGLEKRMAVLFPDEAVREAKRPEYYARLEFETGTIIKMGFPGYFLIVADFINWAKNNGVPVGPGRGSGAGSLVAYALGITDLDPLKYALLFERFLNPERVSMPDFDIDFCQQGRDRVITYVKEKYGHAAVSQIATFGTMAAKAAVRDVGRVLDLGYGFVDGIAKLIPFKPGKLVTIEEAKKEEPLLTEREKNEEEVRQLLELAQRVEGMTRNVGMHAGGVLIAPGKLTDFCPLYTQGAQNDGMSGVVSQYDKDDVEAAGLVKFDFLGLTTLTILDWAERYIRRLDPSMADWNCSHIPLDDSKAFDILKTANTVAVFQLESRGMQGMLKDAKPDRFEDIIALVALYRPGPMDLIPSFCARKHGREKVEYPDPRVEPVLKETYGIMVYQEQVMQMAQIIGGYSLGGADLLRRAMGKKKAEEMAQHRELFREGAAKNGLTAEKADDTFDLMEKFAGYGFNKSHAAAYALLAYYTAWLKAHHPAAFMAANMSLAMDDTDKVKILFDDCKLNKLQVLPPDVNASEYRFAPTDAKTIRYGLGGIKGSGQGAIEDILRAREEKPFADLFDFCERVDRRQVNRRTIEALIRAGAFDSLNANRGQLLASVSRAMEAAEQKAESANQVSLFDLMADAGESHRPALVDEPAWAPKRMLQEEKQALGYYFSGHLFDAYRDEVGRFLKGTLAGLEKEVQGNGGGYGRDVRGKVIAGVITGMRTQMTQRGKMLIVLLDDGTGQVEMTVFNELFDANRHMFREDEMVIVQGNARHDTFTGGVRFTAESVMDLVAARAKYAEAVGLAFNGNASTELLRELLTPYLASVANAPGVPVRVSYATTGARCEAELGRQWLVTPSDDALASFRAALSGENVRMLYG, translated from the coding sequence ATGTCTGCACCTCGCTTCGTTCATCTCCGTCTTCATTCCGAATACTCCGTCGTCGACGGCATCGTGCGCCTGGACGATGCCGTCAAGGCTGCGGCCGCCGATGGCATGGGCGCGCTCGCCCTGACCGACCTGGCCAATGCCTTCGGCCTGATCCGCTTCTACAAGGAAGCGCGCGGCGGCGGCATCAAGCCCGTGGTCGGCGCCGACGTCTGGCTGACCAACGCCGACGATCGCGACAAGCCGACGCGCTTGCTGCTGCTGGTCCGGGACCGGATTGGCTACCTCAATCTCTGCGTGCTGCTGTCGCGCGCGTGGCTTTCCAACCAGTACCGCGGCCGCGCCGAGATCGACCCTGCCTGGTTCGACGAAGCCGGCGAAGAGGGCCAGCCGCTGGCCACCGGCCTGATTGCGCTGTCTGGCGCGATGGGTGGCGACATCGGCATGGCGCTGGCCAATGGCAACGATGCGGCCGCGGCGCAGGCCGCGGCGCATTGGGCAAAGGTGTTCCCGCAGTGCTTCTACATCGAGTTGCAGCGCGCGGGCCTGCCCGGCACCGATGCCTATGTGCAGCAGGCGGTGCAGCTGGCGGCCAGGATGGGCTTGCCAGTGGTGGCGACGCACCCGGTGCAGTTCATGACGCCCGACGATTTCACGGCGCACGAGGCTCGCACCTGCATCGCCGAAGGGGAGTTGCTGGCCAACCCCCGCCGCGTGCGTCGCTTCACCACCGACCAGTATTTCAAGACCCAGGACGAGATGTGCGCGCTGTTCGCCGACATCCCGTCCGCGCTGGAAAACGCGGTGCAGATCGCGCGCCGCTGCAACCTCACGCTGGAACTGGGCAAGCCGCGCCTGCCACTGTTTCCGACGCCCGACGGCATGTCGCTCGACGACTACCTCGTGCACCTGGCCAAGGAAGGCCTGGAAAAGCGCATGGCGGTGCTGTTCCCCGACGAAGCCGTGCGCGAGGCCAAGCGCCCCGAGTACTACGCGAGGCTGGAGTTCGAGACCGGCACCATCATCAAGATGGGCTTCCCCGGCTACTTCCTGATCGTGGCGGACTTTATCAACTGGGCCAAGAACAACGGCGTGCCGGTCGGGCCGGGACGCGGCTCCGGCGCCGGTTCGCTGGTGGCCTATGCGCTCGGCATCACCGATCTGGACCCGCTCAAGTACGCGCTGCTGTTCGAACGGTTCCTGAACCCGGAACGGGTTTCGATGCCCGACTTCGACATCGACTTCTGCCAGCAGGGACGTGATCGCGTGATCACGTACGTGAAGGAGAAGTACGGCCACGCCGCGGTATCGCAGATCGCCACCTTCGGCACCATGGCCGCCAAGGCCGCGGTGCGCGACGTGGGCCGCGTACTCGACCTGGGCTATGGCTTTGTCGACGGCATCGCCAAGCTGATCCCCTTCAAGCCGGGCAAGCTCGTCACCATCGAGGAGGCCAAGAAGGAAGAGCCGCTCCTGACCGAGCGCGAGAAAAACGAAGAGGAAGTGCGCCAGTTGCTGGAGCTCGCCCAGCGCGTGGAAGGCATGACACGTAACGTCGGCATGCACGCCGGCGGCGTGCTGATCGCCCCGGGCAAGCTGACGGACTTCTGCCCGCTCTACACCCAGGGTGCGCAGAACGACGGCATGAGCGGTGTGGTCAGCCAGTACGACAAGGACGACGTGGAAGCCGCCGGCCTGGTCAAGTTCGACTTCTTGGGCCTGACCACGCTGACCATCCTGGACTGGGCCGAGCGCTATATCCGCAGGCTCGATCCGTCCATGGCCGACTGGAACTGCAGCCACATCCCGCTCGACGACAGCAAGGCATTCGACATCCTCAAGACGGCCAACACGGTTGCCGTGTTCCAGCTGGAAAGCCGCGGCATGCAGGGCATGCTGAAGGACGCCAAGCCTGACCGCTTTGAGGACATCATCGCGCTGGTGGCACTCTACCGCCCGGGCCCGATGGACCTGATCCCCAGCTTCTGCGCCCGTAAGCACGGCCGCGAGAAGGTGGAGTACCCGGACCCGCGCGTCGAGCCGGTGCTCAAGGAGACCTACGGCATCATGGTCTACCAGGAGCAGGTGATGCAGATGGCGCAGATCATCGGCGGCTACTCGCTGGGCGGCGCCGACTTGCTGCGCCGCGCCATGGGCAAGAAGAAGGCCGAGGAAATGGCCCAGCACCGCGAGCTGTTCCGCGAGGGTGCGGCCAAGAATGGCCTGACCGCCGAGAAGGCGGACGACACCTTCGACCTGATGGAAAAGTTCGCGGGCTACGGCTTCAACAAATCGCACGCGGCCGCTTACGCATTGCTGGCCTACTACACGGCCTGGCTCAAGGCGCACCACCCGGCCGCGTTCATGGCAGCAAATATGTCGCTCGCCATGGACGACACCGACAAGGTCAAGATCCTCTTTGACGATTGCAAGCTCAACAAGCTCCAGGTGCTGCCGCCTGACGTCAACGCCAGCGAATACCGCTTCGCGCCGACCGATGCCAAGACCATCCGCTACGGCCTTGGCGGCATCAAGGGCTCGGGGCAGGGCGCCATCGAGGACATCCTGCGCGCCCGCGAGGAAAAGCCCTTTGCCGACCTGTTCGATTTCTGCGAGCGCGTCGACCGCCGCCAGGTCAACCGCCGCACCATCGAGGCGCTGATTCGCGCCGGTGCCTTCGACAGCCTGAACGCCAATCGCGGCCAGCTGCTTGCCTCGGTGTCGCGCGCCATGGAAGCCGCCGAGCAGAAGGCCGAGTCGGCCAACCAGGTGTCACTGTTCGACCTGATGGCCGACGCCGGCGAATCGCACCGGCCCGCGCTGGTCGACGAGCCGGCCTGGGCGCCCAAGCGCATGCTGCAGGAAGAAAAGCAGGCGCTGGGCTATTACTTCTCCGGCCACCTGTTCGACGCCTACCGGGACGAAGTCGGCCGCTTCCTCAAGGGCACGCTGGCCGGCCTGGAAAAGGAAGTGCAAGGCAATGGCGGCGGCTATGGCCGCGACGTGCGTGGCAAGGTCATCGCCGGTGTCATCACCGGCATGCGCACCCAGATGACGCAGCGCGGCAAGATGTTGATCGTCTTGCTTGACGACGGTACCGGCCAGGTCGAGATGACGGTGTTCAACGAATTGTTCGACGCCAACCGCCATATGTTCCGCGAGGACGAGATGGTGATCGTGCAAGGCAACGCCCGTCACGATACCTTTACCGGTGGCGTGCGCTTCACCGCCGAATCGGTGATGGACCTGGTGGCGGCGCGTGCCAAGTACGCCGAGGCGGTCGGCCTGGCGTTCAACGGCAATGCCTCCACGGAACTGCTGCGCGAGTTGCTCACGCCCTACCTGGCGAGTGTGGCCAATGCGCCAGGCGTGCCGGTGCGCGTGAGCTACGCCACCACCGGCGCTCGCTGCGAGGCGGAATTGGGGCGGCAGTGGCTGGTCACGCCATCCGACGATGCCCTGGCAAGCTTCCGCGCGGCCCTGTCCGGCGAAAACGTCCGCATGCTCTACGGCTGA
- a CDS encoding glycosyltransferase encodes MAKQRILFHLTHFLRGGIETSLVSLLASLDRERFEIGLTLTYPTEALETHFRAMLPPDVKIHILAPQAWLSRCRQLKKAGKLGPLGKIYEEVLLPPLRKPLVNRRFRGIARDYDLVIDYDMSLSRLTGRLPVPMIGYQHFSVAHLEHENRRKLRKLRRQCREHYDRIVVLNDSMLADAQALIPEAAGKFIRLYNATDLDRIRALGKAPFTPPAHPYIVSVGRLEESQKDFTTLLRAYAALVRGTGLRERLVLVGDGASRGRLEALARELGISERVSFAGFQANPYAWIHHARLMAFSSKMEGLPNVLLEGMALGQLVVSTDCPVGPREILAEGKAGLLTPVGDVPALAEAIRRGLEDAPLRARLLAYAAVHIEQMGFGPTSAAFSACVEDMLGAPQAGAAAPTVGAPAARSSAAGTIA; translated from the coding sequence ATGGCCAAGCAACGCATCCTCTTTCACCTGACCCACTTCCTGCGCGGCGGCATCGAGACCTCGCTGGTGTCGCTGCTGGCCTCGCTGGATCGAGAGCGCTTCGAGATCGGCCTGACGCTGACCTATCCGACCGAAGCGCTGGAGACGCATTTCCGCGCCATGCTGCCGCCGGACGTCAAGATCCATATCCTCGCGCCGCAGGCCTGGCTCTCGCGCTGCCGGCAATTGAAAAAAGCCGGCAAGCTGGGTCCGTTGGGCAAGATATACGAGGAAGTGTTGTTGCCGCCGCTGCGCAAGCCGCTGGTCAACCGGCGCTTTCGCGGCATCGCGCGGGACTATGACCTGGTGATCGACTACGACATGTCACTGTCGCGGCTGACCGGTCGCCTGCCGGTGCCGATGATCGGCTACCAGCACTTCAGCGTGGCACACCTGGAGCACGAGAATCGCCGTAAGCTGCGCAAGCTGCGACGCCAGTGCCGCGAGCACTATGACCGCATCGTGGTGCTCAACGACAGCATGCTGGCCGACGCGCAGGCGCTGATTCCCGAGGCCGCCGGCAAATTCATCCGCCTGTACAACGCCACCGACCTCGATCGCATCCGCGCGCTCGGCAAGGCGCCGTTCACGCCGCCGGCGCATCCTTACATTGTTTCGGTGGGGCGGCTGGAAGAAAGCCAGAAGGATTTCACCACGCTGCTGCGGGCCTACGCGGCGCTGGTCAGGGGCACGGGCTTGCGCGAGCGGCTGGTGCTGGTGGGCGACGGTGCTTCTCGCGGCCGGCTCGAAGCGCTCGCGCGCGAGCTCGGCATCAGCGAGCGTGTCAGCTTTGCCGGTTTCCAGGCCAATCCCTATGCATGGATCCATCATGCGCGGCTGATGGCGTTCAGCTCCAAGATGGAAGGGCTGCCCAATGTGCTTCTCGAAGGCATGGCGCTGGGCCAGTTGGTGGTGAGCACCGATTGCCCGGTGGGCCCGCGCGAGATCCTGGCCGAAGGCAAGGCCGGCCTGCTGACGCCGGTTGGCGATGTGCCCGCGCTGGCGGAGGCGATCCGCCGCGGGCTCGAGGACGCGCCGCTGCGCGCGCGGCTGCTGGCCTATGCGGCGGTCCACATCGAGCAGATGGGCTTTGGTCCCACCTCGGCGGCCTTCAGCGCTTGCGTCGAGGACATGCTGGGCGCGCCTCAGGCGGGGGCGGCAGCCCCTACAGTGGGGGCGCCTGCTGCTCGCTCTTCTGCTGCAGGTACCATAGCTTGA
- a CDS encoding glycosyltransferase family 2 protein: MKISVVLITKNEAHNIRECLESVSWCDRAIIVDSGSRDGTVELARSLGAEVFETEHWPGFGAQKNLAVSKADGDWIFSIDADERVTPELRDEIIAAVASGQSNAYEVPRLSRFCGRFIRHGGWYPDYVTRLFRRGHARFTDDLVHERVVADAPVGRLNSPLLHYTYDDFSQVLQKIDKYSSLGAQQGFARGKTASPAGAVLHGAWAFLRTYLLRRGFLDGAQGLGVALMNGQASYYKYIKLWYLQQKSEQQAPPL, translated from the coding sequence ATGAAAATCTCAGTCGTACTGATTACAAAAAACGAGGCACACAACATCCGGGAGTGCCTGGAAAGCGTGTCCTGGTGCGACCGCGCGATTATAGTGGATTCAGGTAGCCGGGACGGCACGGTCGAGCTGGCCCGGAGCCTGGGCGCGGAGGTCTTCGAAACCGAGCACTGGCCTGGCTTCGGCGCCCAGAAAAACCTGGCGGTATCCAAGGCCGACGGCGACTGGATCTTCTCCATCGACGCGGACGAACGGGTCACCCCCGAACTGCGCGACGAGATTATCGCCGCAGTGGCGTCCGGCCAGTCCAATGCGTACGAGGTACCCAGGCTGTCACGCTTTTGCGGCCGCTTCATCCGCCACGGCGGCTGGTATCCCGACTACGTCACACGGCTGTTCCGCCGTGGCCACGCCCGCTTCACTGACGATCTCGTGCACGAGCGCGTGGTAGCCGATGCACCAGTCGGCAGGCTCAATTCGCCATTGCTGCATTACACCTACGACGATTTCTCGCAGGTGCTGCAAAAGATCGACAAATATTCCAGCCTCGGCGCCCAGCAGGGCTTCGCGCGCGGCAAGACGGCGTCGCCCGCCGGCGCCGTGCTGCATGGCGCCTGGGCGTTCCTGCGCACCTACCTGCTGCGCCGCGGTTTCCTGGACGGCGCGCAGGGGCTCGGTGTGGCGCTGATGAATGGCCAGGCGAGCTACTACAAGTACATCAAGCTATGGTACCTGCAGCAGAAGAGCGAGCAGCAGGCGCCCCCACTGTAG
- a CDS encoding O-antigen ligase family protein, producing the protein MMFRAGKVTALTNALVLAFPILLLCVPKGAGIFLGAILLLALIVRRGLRPMFAQYRATLYPIGLAILALVLVFLGSKLYFHVPWNVMDNPSRILLLLVTCLVILKIAPDPRRLWSGITIALAMSLAIVLFQRWVLDDPRPSAWTQAIAFGNMVAALGLIGFVRPGISRKAHLLAWLDLALAGSVLIVNGTRGAWLALCITMIPLLFVRYPSMRPAKFFGAVALIAALAAGLYLAPGSPVAQRVDLVRGQWGQFQQGNTETSVGARLKLWQMAAESIHLHPWLGVGVGQFARIPQASIFCKEHGSSDVCTLEHAHNDVLEAAATMGMPGMLALLGLFLVPGVLFWRLLRVCWRNANSLGISVCASGIGVVMASLISGLTQVTMAHQANIVFYAGIIGLLLGLAAVQAKYPRADGVEKT; encoded by the coding sequence ATGATGTTCCGTGCCGGAAAAGTGACCGCTCTTACCAATGCGCTAGTTCTGGCATTTCCAATCCTGCTGCTCTGCGTGCCGAAAGGCGCCGGTATTTTCCTGGGCGCTATCTTGCTGCTGGCGCTGATTGTCCGTCGGGGCTTGAGGCCCATGTTTGCGCAGTATCGCGCCACGCTATACCCCATCGGGCTCGCTATTCTAGCTTTGGTGCTTGTCTTTCTGGGTTCCAAGCTCTATTTCCACGTTCCCTGGAACGTGATGGATAACCCTTCTCGCATTCTCCTGTTGTTGGTGACATGCCTGGTTATCCTCAAGATCGCGCCAGACCCGCGGCGGCTCTGGAGTGGCATCACAATCGCTTTGGCGATGAGCCTGGCGATTGTCCTGTTCCAGCGCTGGGTTCTCGACGATCCACGGCCGTCGGCCTGGACCCAGGCCATCGCGTTTGGGAACATGGTTGCCGCATTGGGGTTGATTGGTTTCGTGCGGCCTGGGATCAGCCGCAAGGCGCATCTGCTTGCCTGGCTGGATCTGGCGCTCGCCGGTTCGGTGCTGATTGTGAATGGCACGCGCGGCGCGTGGCTGGCATTGTGTATCACGATGATCCCGCTGCTCTTTGTTCGTTACCCGAGCATGAGGCCGGCGAAGTTCTTTGGCGCGGTGGCGCTCATCGCGGCCTTGGCTGCGGGACTCTATCTGGCGCCTGGCAGCCCCGTCGCGCAGCGGGTTGACCTCGTGCGGGGACAATGGGGGCAGTTCCAGCAGGGGAACACCGAGACTTCGGTAGGGGCACGGCTGAAGCTCTGGCAAATGGCGGCGGAATCGATCCACTTGCATCCCTGGCTCGGCGTCGGGGTCGGACAGTTCGCGCGGATTCCCCAAGCTTCCATCTTCTGCAAGGAGCATGGGTCGTCTGACGTTTGCACCCTTGAGCACGCGCACAACGATGTGCTCGAGGCGGCAGCGACAATGGGCATGCCGGGCATGCTGGCATTGCTGGGCTTGTTCCTGGTTCCTGGCGTCCTGTTCTGGCGGCTGCTGCGCGTATGCTGGCGCAATGCCAATTCACTGGGCATCAGCGTGTGCGCTTCCGGCATCGGCGTCGTCATGGCCAGCCTGATCAGCGGCCTGACCCAGGTGACGATGGCGCACCAGGCAAATATTGTTTTTTATGCCGGCATCATCGGGCTGTTGCTCGGGCTGGCCGCGGTACAAGCAAAGTATCCCCGCGCCGACGGGGTGGAGAAAACGTGA
- the msbA gene encoding lipid A export permease/ATP-binding protein MsbA, with product MKVQEQNAPPAQEADTLKRVWSYLRPEMRVFIVAIIAMAAVAGAEGIMPKVVNDLLDNGFGGAYAGKLWHVPALLIGVALVRGVAQFASGYLLALISNRVLLKMRMQMFERMLHAPALFYHRNTAASLINAVIFEVNQVMQILTGVLITLVRDSLTVLALLVYLFYTNWSLTLVVAVILPVIGFVMAKVNRRLRRLNRDHQALTNTAAYVVEEAAGGYKVVKLHGGEAYETSRFAAMAERLRGYSMRMAVAGGLNQPVTAFLAALALSVILTIAMIQSQTNHTTVGSFTGFVMAMLLLVSPLKHLTDLNQPLQRGLTAAEMIFGLIDEPIEPQDGGLPLERARGELVFEKVGFRYGEAARPALDNINFNVSAGEVVALVGPSGSGKTTLVNLVPRFFDPTEGRILLDGKTIDAFSLHDLRRQIAFVSQDVVLFNDTVAANVAYGVHPAAEIDMARVERALAAAYLTDVIKGLPQGLETNIGDNGMKLSGGQRQRMAIARALYKDAPILILDEATSALDSESERQVQAALEALMVGRTTLVIAHRLSTIENADRIVVLDHGRVAEHGTHDELLSAEGLYAGLHRIQFATQ from the coding sequence GTGAAAGTCCAAGAACAAAATGCGCCCCCGGCACAGGAAGCCGACACCCTGAAGCGAGTCTGGTCCTACCTGCGTCCGGAAATGCGCGTCTTCATCGTTGCCATTATCGCGATGGCGGCGGTGGCTGGTGCAGAAGGGATCATGCCCAAGGTCGTTAATGACCTGCTCGACAACGGTTTCGGCGGCGCATATGCCGGCAAGCTCTGGCACGTGCCGGCCCTGCTGATTGGCGTGGCACTGGTCCGCGGGGTGGCGCAGTTTGCTTCCGGCTACCTGCTCGCCCTGATCTCCAACCGGGTGCTGCTGAAAATGCGGATGCAGATGTTCGAGCGCATGCTGCATGCGCCCGCGCTGTTCTACCATCGCAATACCGCAGCGTCGCTGATCAATGCCGTGATCTTCGAGGTCAACCAGGTCATGCAGATCCTGACCGGGGTGCTGATCACCCTGGTGCGCGATTCGCTCACCGTGCTGGCGCTGCTGGTCTACCTGTTCTATACCAACTGGAGCCTGACGCTGGTGGTGGCGGTGATCCTGCCGGTGATCGGTTTCGTCATGGCCAAGGTCAATCGCCGCCTGCGGCGCCTTAATCGCGATCACCAGGCGCTGACCAACACCGCGGCCTACGTGGTCGAGGAAGCCGCTGGTGGCTACAAGGTGGTCAAGCTGCATGGCGGCGAGGCTTATGAGACGTCGCGTTTCGCGGCCATGGCCGAGCGCCTGCGTGGCTATTCCATGCGCATGGCGGTGGCCGGCGGGCTGAACCAGCCCGTCACGGCGTTCCTGGCGGCGCTGGCGCTGTCGGTCATCCTCACCATCGCGATGATCCAGTCGCAGACCAACCACACTACGGTGGGCAGCTTCACCGGCTTTGTGATGGCGATGCTGCTGCTGGTCTCGCCGCTCAAGCACCTGACCGACCTGAACCAGCCGCTGCAGCGCGGCCTGACCGCGGCCGAGATGATCTTTGGCCTGATCGACGAGCCGATCGAGCCGCAGGACGGCGGCTTGCCGCTTGAGCGCGCGCGCGGCGAGCTGGTGTTCGAGAAGGTGGGCTTCCGCTACGGCGAGGCCGCCCGCCCGGCATTGGACAACATCAACTTCAACGTCAGCGCTGGTGAAGTCGTGGCACTGGTGGGGCCGTCGGGCAGCGGCAAGACCACGCTGGTCAACCTGGTGCCGCGCTTCTTCGACCCGACCGAGGGCCGCATCTTGCTGGACGGCAAGACCATCGACGCCTTCTCGCTGCATGACCTGCGCCGCCAGATTGCCTTTGTCAGCCAGGACGTGGTGCTGTTCAACGACACGGTTGCCGCCAACGTGGCCTATGGCGTGCATCCGGCGGCCGAAATCGACATGGCACGCGTCGAGCGCGCGCTGGCCGCCGCTTACCTGACCGATGTGATCAAGGGCCTGCCGCAAGGGCTCGAGACCAATATCGGCGACAACGGCATGAAGCTGTCCGGCGGCCAGCGCCAGCGCATGGCGATCGCGCGCGCGCTGTACAAGGACGCGCCGATCCTGATTCTCGACGAAGCCACCTCGGCGCTCGACTCCGAATCGGAGCGCCAGGTGCAGGCCGCGCTGGAAGCCCTGATGGTTGGCCGGACCACGCTGGTCATCGCACACCGCCTGTCCACCATCGAGAATGCCGATCGCATCGTGGTGCTCGACCACGGGCGGGTGGCCGAGCACGGCACCCACGACGAACTGCTGTCGGCCGAGGGACTCTACGCCGGGCTGCACAGGATCCAGTTCGCCACCCAGTAA